The following coding sequences are from one Ornithodoros turicata isolate Travis chromosome 1, ASM3712646v1, whole genome shotgun sequence window:
- the LOC135379836 gene encoding uncharacterized protein LOC135379836: MTALGRRTGRSQAYSQLLRHMQSLLGTWLPTFDQSLLKELFLNRLPPQTRMVLAALPDSTLEAFLRSPKKSPHAAGFAWTANAVDVFLAAKEALANAVVLIYPRHDAHTSLAVDASGSAIGAVLQQHINQQWQPISFFSVTLAGPTTLQRLRPRTPCCVRCRQVLPLISGRPIFYPLYGSSSTGVHRPFVPSGLRRQTLHALHDVSHPGIRATRRLIGDRYVWPGMAKDIQVWTSRCITCQRTKIVRHTRPPPGKFLPPDRRFQIIHIDLVGPLPHSSGFRYILTMVDRFTRWPEAVPIIDMRAETVARALLDAWICRYGTPDQVVTDRGAQFESSLFHELCGLFGTTRTRTTAYHPCANDLVERFHRQMKSCFRALRHPEKWTSALPLILLHVRACLKPDLGCSAVELVFGTHLRLPADLVTQQPPISSENQPQATRSTSRSSVTSSRPLGLLLHGSLLAGTLTFQPLSPRPHTFSSGLQPLASP, encoded by the coding sequence ATGACTGCTCTCGGCCGAAGAACTGGGCGATCGCAAGCCTATAGCCAACTGCTCCGCCACATGCAGAGCCTTCTAGGTACGTGGCTCCCAACCTTTGATCAATCACTCCTCAAGGAACTTTTCCTTAACCGGCTGCCTCCGCAGACTCGTATGGTGCTCGCGGCCCTGCCCGACTCTACCCTCGAGGCCTTCCTGCGTTCTCCCAAGAAGTCTCCCCATGCGGCCGGTTTTGCTTGGACGGCGAATGCCGTGGACGTTTTCCTGGCTGCCAAAGAGGCACTCGCCAACGCCGTCGTGCTCATCTACCCCCGGCATGATGCGCACACATCACTAGCGGTGGATGCGTCCGGCTCAGCCATCGGAGCTGTGCTCCAGCAGCACATCAACCAGCAGTGGCAACCCATTTCCTTCTTTTCCGTCACTCTCGCCGGCCCAACAACGCTACAGCGCCTTCGGCCGCGAACTCCTTGCTGCGTTCGCTGCCGTCAAGTACTTCCGCTAATTTCTGGAAGGCCGATCTTTTATCCTTTATACGGATCATCATCAACCGGCGTTCATCGGCCGTTCGTTCCATCGGGTCTCCGCCGCCAAACCTTGCACGCCCTTCATGACGTTTCCCATCCTGGTATTCGCGCAACCagacgcctgatcggtgaccgCTACGTATGGCCGGGCATGGCCAAGGACATCCAAGTCTGGACCTCTCGCTGTATCACCTGCCAGCGAACGAAGATCGTCCGGCACACGCGCCCGCCGCCCGGCAAGTTCCTTCCACCTGACCGGAGATTCCAGATCATCCACATCGACCTTGTCGGTCCTCTACCTCACTCATCGGGTTTCCGCTACATCCTCACAATGGTGGATCGTTTCACCCGGTGGCCCGAAGCGGTGCCCATCATCGACATGCGTGCCGAAACCGTGGCCCGCGCTCTTCTCGACGCCTGGATCTGCCGATACGGGACCCCTGACCAAGTCGTCACCGACCGCGGTGCTCAATTCGAGTCTTCCCTCTTCCATGAGCTCTGCGGTCTTTTTGGCACGACGCGCACCCGCACTACTGCCTACCATCCTTGTGCCAATGATCTGGTAGAACGTTTTCACCGGCAGATGAAAAGCTGCTTCCGTGCCCTTCGCCATCCCGAAAAGTGGACGAGCGCTCTCCCACTCATTCTGCTGCACGTACGAGCATGCCTCAAACCGGACTTAGGTTGCTCCGCCGTCGAGCTCGTTTTCGGCACACACCTACGCCTTCCGGCCGACCTCGTCACCCAACAACCTCCCATCTCCTCTGAAAACCAGCCGCAAGCCACTCGGAGTACGTCTCGCTCCTCCGTGACGTCTTCAAGACCCTTAGGCCTGCTTCTCCACGGTTCCCTTCTGGCCGGAACTCTTACGTTCCAGCCGCTCTCGCCGAGGCCACACACGTTTTCCTCCGGGCTCCAACCCCTCGCAAGTCCCTAG